One Synergistaceae bacterium genomic window, TCTACTAAATCGCGGCCGTATTTTTCTAGTGCTTGATATGTTGCTTCAGGGTCTGCGCTTTGGACTCTTTGTGAGCCGCGTACAGAATTTAGAGTCTGTAAAAATTTTTCTTCTGTAATGCCCAGCCGTGAAAAGATTCTGCCTGAAGGTGTATTACTGCCTTCACTCAACATAGCTAAAAATATATGTTCGACTGATGTATATTCGTCTTTGAGAGATTTTGCGCGTTCGTCTGCACGATTTAATAAACGTTCGAGTCTTTGAGTGATGTAAATTTTTCCTTCCTCGACGCCCGAACCTGTAACTCTAGGCAATTTCGATAATTCGTCGTCTACAGATTTTGCGAGCGCACTTGTATTCACTCCCATACGCTTTAATAGTTGATTAATCAAGCCTTCTGAATCTTTTAACAATGCTGCTAATAAATGTTCTGTATCTACCTGCTGATGATTATATTCTGATGCTATTGCGCTTGCCTGCTGTAGTGCTTCTTGACTCTTGCGTGTTAATTTCTCTGCTGCCATAATTTGTTCACTCCTTTAACTTTTACTGACGAAAGATTTTAAGTCAGAGTAAAAATTTTGCATGAGTATTTTGACGGCTTATTTTATCCCTCCCGCTAACCCCCCCCCCCCCCCCCCGGCCCCCCTCCCAACCCCGAGGGGGGAGAAAAAATTATTACATTTGCTATAAACTATGCTTGAATGTATATTATTATTTACAAAAATTTTATCAGAAGGAGAAATTATCACATGAGCAACAAATTAGTAGCTTATTTCTCAGCAAGCGGCACAACAGGCAATATCGCAAAAAAATTAGCTGAATCAATCGGCGCAGACTTATACGAGATCAAACCTGCAGTAAAATATACAAGCGCAGATTTAAACTGGAATAACAGAAGTTCCCGTAGCAGTATCGAAATGCGCGACAAGTCATCACGTCCCGAACTCGCAGACAAGAACGCAAAAATTTCCGGCCATGATGTTATTTTTCTGGGCTTCCCAATTTGGTGGTACGTTGCACCGACGATAATTAACACTTTTCTCGAAAGCTACGATTTTACGGGCAAGAAAATTATTTTATTCGCTACATCGGGCGGATCGGGATTCGGTCAGGCCGTCGCAGGTTTACAGCCAAGCGCACCGGGGGCAAAAATTGTCGAGGGAAAATTATTTAACCGTTCTGTCAGTCCTGATGAGTTAAAGAAGTGGGCAGAAAGTTTTTAGAAATTTCTTGCGGGCGTGAGTTCTCTTGCGCTCGTTTTTGTTATTAACATGAGAACCGGCAATTTATTCACAAAAGTTAACCGCACTAATGATGAATTTCTCGAAATACTTTTTTCGGGCAATAGTAATTTCAGAGTCGAGCGCATTGTATCAGAGGGTCATATTTCGCCGCAAAATTTCTGGTACGATCAAAATGAGTCTGAATTTGTCGCGGTCCTGCAGGGAAATGCAAAATTAGAGTTCGAGAATAAAATTTTAGAGCTTACCCCCGGCGATTGGGTGATAATTCCTCCTCACGAGAAGCACAGAGTAATTTATACATCGATTGAGCCTGCTTGTGTGTGGCTGGCCGTTTTTGGTGTAGAATAAGAATACTAAATTTTTCAACAAAGGGAGCTGTCATAACATGAAGAAAAAATTATTTTGCGCGGTTATTATTGCGTTAATTATGGCCGGCTGTGCGTCTAGTGCTGTGATATTCTCAACAAGAATCGGCTATTTGACACGATTAAACACTGATGAAGAAAATTTCAGGGGTATTATAACGAATGCTCACAGGACAAGCGACTGGTCAATTTTCACGTCAAATCATGAAATGTTCGGAGTAAAATTTTATAATTCACTAATAGCAATGCAAATGGCTCTTGAGGCTAACGAAATTGACGAGATGGCATTACCCGAAATGACAGCAAGCTATGTAGTTCACATGAATCCCGATTTAGAAGTCTGCTGTGCTGCACATTCGCATATACCGATGAGTCTTGCGTTCGGTTTCATGGAAAAATCTAGGCCGCTGCTCGAAAAATTCAATAAAGCTATAAGAGACATGGAATTAGATTTTACGCTTGCAAATCTTCAGGGAGAATATATAAATAACTCAGATAATTATACGCCCGTAAAATTTGCAAGATTCCCCGGAGCTGACACTATAAGAGTCGCTGTAACGGGTGATTTGCCGCCTGTTGATTTTGTTGCGCCGGACGGTAATCCAGCAGGATATAATACGGCCTTACTCGCTGAAATAGGCAGACGAATCAAAGCTAATATCGAAATAATTCACGTAGAAGCAGGAAGCAGAACAGTTGCATTAACTTCAGGACGCGCAGACGTAGCATTTTGGTACGAGACCACGCAAATTTCTGATATTAAACTTGATGCTCCCGACGGTGTATTATTGTCAGAGCCTTATTACAGCTGGAACACGTTTTTACATATACGCAAAAAATTAAGGCGTTAATAATGTATAATACTTGCAATTAAATTTATTTATGAAACGAGGTATTTATTTAACCATGAAAAAATTATTATGTGCTTTGCTCGCAGTTATGTTGATGGCCAGCTGCGTTTTTGCTGCTGATTTTCTCAGAGTCGGCGAAATCACAAAATTAAATATCACCCCTGAAGATTTTAATAAATTAGTCTATGGGATTCCGACGGCAAAATCTATGGAATTCAGAAATAAACCTGCACCCGACGGAAGAGTTACAAAATTTTATGATTCATTAACGACTCTAGTATTAGCACTCAATCGGGGAGAAGTTGATGAAATTCTACTGCCGAAAGATGTAGCTAATTATGTACTTAGAAATACTGATAATTTAGAACTCTCAGCGATTAATCACATAATCCCGAATTATTTATCAATGGGCTTCAAAGACGACGAGAACGGACAGAAATTAAAATCTGTGTTCAATAGTGCGTTAATCAACCTTGAGAATAACGGAAAACTCGCAGCCCTGAAAAATTTATACATCACTGAACCGGGATTCGGCGAACCTGAAAGCGTACAGCTCGGCAAATTTGACGGTGCGCAAACAATCAAAGTAGCAGTAACAGGAGACTTGCCCCCGATCGATTTTATTGCAGAAGACGGAGTCCCCGCAGGTTTTAATACAGCAGTACTCGCAGAAGCCGCAAAAATCGCGAAAATTAATGTTGAACTCGTAAATATTGACTCAACAGCAAGAGCAGCAGCACTCGTATCAGGCCGCGTTGATGTAGTTTTCTGGTTTCAGTCAATACCGGTCGGAAATGTTGACGTACCTGAGGGAATAATTTTGTCAGAGCCTTATTATACTTGGACAGAAATGTATTCGCTCAGGAAAAAATAAAAATTTTATGCAGTTTATCGCGGTCTTGTGATTTAATCATGAGGCCGTTTTTTTTTGCGCGCTTATTGAAGTATAATAATTGTTGATTATCCATGAGTAATAAATCTTAATGAAGAGAGGTCGTTTGCAGTGAAAAAATTATTATGTGCATTGCTTGCAGTTATGTTATTTGCGGGTGCAGTCTAC contains:
- a CDS encoding cupin domain-containing protein; translation: MSSLALVFVINMRTGNLFTKVNRTNDEFLEILFSGNSNFRVERIVSEGHISPQNFWYDQNESEFVAVLQGNAKLEFENKILELTPGDWVIIPPHEKHRVIYTSIEPACVWLAVFGVE
- a CDS encoding transporter substrate-binding domain-containing protein; the protein is MKKLLCALLAVMLMASCVFAADFLRVGEITKLNITPEDFNKLVYGIPTAKSMEFRNKPAPDGRVTKFYDSLTTLVLALNRGEVDEILLPKDVANYVLRNTDNLELSAINHIIPNYLSMGFKDDENGQKLKSVFNSALINLENNGKLAALKNLYITEPGFGEPESVQLGKFDGAQTIKVAVTGDLPPIDFIAEDGVPAGFNTAVLAEAAKIAKINVELVNIDSTARAAALVSGRVDVVFWFQSIPVGNVDVPEGIILSEPYYTWTEMYSLRKK
- a CDS encoding NAD(P)H-dependent oxidoreductase → MSNKLVAYFSASGTTGNIAKKLAESIGADLYEIKPAVKYTSADLNWNNRSSRSSIEMRDKSSRPELADKNAKISGHDVIFLGFPIWWYVAPTIINTFLESYDFTGKKIILFATSGGSGFGQAVAGLQPSAPGAKIVEGKLFNRSVSPDELKKWAESF
- a CDS encoding transporter substrate-binding domain-containing protein → MKKKLFCAVIIALIMAGCASSAVIFSTRIGYLTRLNTDEENFRGIITNAHRTSDWSIFTSNHEMFGVKFYNSLIAMQMALEANEIDEMALPEMTASYVVHMNPDLEVCCAAHSHIPMSLAFGFMEKSRPLLEKFNKAIRDMELDFTLANLQGEYINNSDNYTPVKFARFPGADTIRVAVTGDLPPVDFVAPDGNPAGYNTALLAEIGRRIKANIEIIHVEAGSRTVALTSGRADVAFWYETTQISDIKLDAPDGVLLSEPYYSWNTFLHIRKKLRR